A window from Ureaplasma parvum serovar 3 str. ATCC 27815 encodes these proteins:
- a CDS encoding ATP-binding protein: MNNNQVDDELDLENFNYQKALEIPNIKAINLTEEEFNLYFWDIVEVYRSYLNNLNNQNDSYYIYQLNRNEYNHLCLVVVKKENKVDKIKRNYILNTIKNMDYNISLADDSQIFSKKTEILDANLLAERNKLINFFLEEARKNKKNTLIKNNNQQPKSAFIYGDFSVGKSIITQAYTNTISLKYNLKIAYITLNDLFKNVIQFFNYKDTSDLVINELVNLLSNVDVLVIDDFSSVNLNYWSISTILMPIIENRLKSTRQTIFISNFSIEQLINSTKNTTNIEEQKTKLRLFNRIEYLTYGNIFKITGPSVFKVVNNS, encoded by the coding sequence ATGAACAATAATCAAGTTGATGATGAATTAGATTTAGAGAATTTTAATTATCAAAAAGCATTAGAAATTCCGAATATTAAAGCAATTAATTTAACAGAAGAAGAATTTAATTTATACTTTTGAGATATAGTTGAAGTTTATCGTTCTTATTTGAATAATTTAAACAATCAAAATGATAGTTATTACATTTATCAATTAAATCGTAATGAATATAATCACTTATGTTTAGTAGTAGTTAAAAAAGAAAATAAAGTAGATAAAATTAAAAGAAATTATATTTTAAATACGATCAAAAATATGGATTATAATATCTCATTAGCAGATGATAGTCAAATATTTTCTAAAAAAACTGAAATATTAGATGCTAATTTATTAGCAGAACGAAATAAATTAATTAATTTCTTTTTAGAAGAAGCACGAAAAAATAAAAAAAATACGTTAATTAAAAATAATAATCAACAACCAAAATCTGCTTTTATTTATGGTGATTTTAGTGTAGGCAAATCAATAATTACTCAAGCTTATACCAATACTATTTCATTAAAATATAACTTAAAGATAGCTTATATTACTTTAAATGATCTATTTAAAAATGTAATCCAATTTTTTAACTACAAAGATACATCAGATTTAGTAATTAATGAATTAGTTAATCTACTTTCAAATGTTGATGTTTTAGTAATTGATGATTTTTCTAGCGTTAATTTAAATTACTGATCGATTTCAACAATTTTAATGCCTATTATTGAAAATAGATTAAAATCAACAAGACAAACCATTTTTATTTCTAATTTTTCAATTGAACAATTAATTAATTCAACAAAAAATACAACAAATATTGAAGAACAAAAAACTAAATTACGCTTATTTAATCGTATCGAATATCTCACATATGGTAATATTTTTAAAATAACAGGGCCAAGTGTTTTTAAAGTTGTAAATAATTCATAA
- a CDS encoding inorganic diphosphatase, with protein MKLNVTIEIPKNSNIKYEYDRATKEIMVDRILHGSMVYPHNYGFLKEALDYDGDELDVLVFADQAFQPGIKVPARVLGAMKMIDGGETDTKLLAVIDVDPRYKHINNFKDIPLHWLAEVQDFFENYKNLQNKKVKILGFEDEIWAQKEYEECVLLMKEYGHLKKDEFVTKMMKERPEKYIK; from the coding sequence ATGAAATTAAATGTAACTATTGAAATTCCAAAGAACTCAAATATTAAATATGAATATGATCGTGCAACTAAAGAAATCATGGTTGATCGTATCTTACACGGTTCAATGGTTTATCCTCATAATTATGGTTTTTTAAAAGAAGCATTAGATTATGATGGTGACGAATTGGATGTTTTGGTTTTTGCTGATCAAGCATTCCAACCAGGAATTAAAGTACCTGCACGTGTTTTGGGCGCCATGAAAATGATTGATGGAGGAGAAACAGATACTAAATTATTGGCAGTTATTGATGTTGATCCTCGTTATAAACACATTAATAATTTCAAAGATATTCCATTACATTGATTAGCAGAAGTGCAAGATTTCTTTGAAAATTACAAAAACTTACAAAATAAAAAAGTTAAAATCTTGGGGTTTGAAGATGAAATATGAGCTCAAAAAGAATATGAAGAATGTGTTCTTTTAATGAAAGAATATGGCCATCTTAAAAAAGATGAATTTGTAACTAAAATGATGAAAGAACGTCCAGAAAAGTACATTAAATAA
- a CDS encoding replication initiation and membrane attachment family protein, with amino-acid sequence MDIVIKKNCNFVKNDDHLYSFYTPLIGMQAVALYSWFVNRENIFNKKGTINLTHEYLLDELNISINTYNELITKLINVDLIKIYSFENNSQQVIEVFRPLKFSEFINIEKFNEELKNNVSLNHYNVLNLLNKENNIDTNRLIDLSAQFKTNHFNNLENKLDKIKKIILKEYGLSLQIDESTKLCLINFFKKYKFSIDQMLNLIKNNLINNIDFLTIDLNKLELTIFSNMEFEKNKTKFQYYNIERDFNIFNKNSNLDRFKNVINDYNNFKPSDFLKHIRKEKLSLKDKEAINLLTYDKSLSDPIVNVILDFVLFKNLGRLNVKYLKRIKETVLGINIKDEYEMIKFFQNKKNDHKELICEDSDNANTFKNTNFIEVKFGDL; translated from the coding sequence ATGGATATAGTAATTAAGAAAAATTGTAATTTTGTTAAAAATGATGACCATTTATATTCTTTTTATACACCACTAATTGGTATGCAAGCAGTAGCTTTATATTCTTGATTCGTTAATAGAGAAAATATTTTTAATAAAAAGGGTACAATTAATTTAACTCATGAATATTTATTAGATGAACTTAATATTTCAATTAATACATACAACGAATTAATTACTAAATTAATTAATGTTGATTTAATTAAAATTTATTCTTTTGAAAATAATTCCCAACAAGTAATTGAAGTTTTTCGACCATTAAAATTTAGCGAATTTATAAATATTGAAAAATTTAATGAAGAATTAAAAAATAATGTTTCATTAAATCATTATAATGTTTTAAATTTATTAAATAAAGAGAATAATATTGATACTAATCGTTTAATTGATTTATCAGCTCAATTTAAGACAAATCATTTTAACAATCTCGAAAATAAATTAGATAAAATTAAAAAAATAATTTTAAAAGAATATGGATTATCACTTCAAATTGATGAATCAACAAAGTTGTGCTTAATAAATTTTTTCAAAAAATATAAATTTAGTATTGATCAAATGTTAAATTTAATCAAAAATAATTTAATTAATAATATTGATTTTTTAACAATTGATTTAAATAAATTAGAATTAACAATTTTTTCAAATATGGAATTCGAAAAAAATAAAACAAAATTTCAATATTACAATATTGAACGTGATTTTAATATTTTTAATAAAAACAGTAATTTAGATCGATTCAAAAATGTAATTAATGATTATAATAATTTTAAACCTTCAGATTTTTTAAAACATATTCGTAAAGAAAAATTAAGTTTAAAAGATAAAGAGGCTATCAATTTATTAACGTATGACAAATCATTAAGTGATCCAATTGTTAATGTTATCTTAGATTTTGTTTTATTTAAAAATTTAGGGCGTTTAAATGTAAAATATTTAAAACGTATTAAAGAAACAGTACTGGGAATCAATATTAAAGATGAGTATGAAATGATTAAATTTTTTCAAAATAAAAAGAATGATCATAAAGAATTAATTTGTGAAGATAGTGATAATGCTAATACTTTCAAAAATACTAATTTTATTGAAGTAAAATTTGGAGATTTATAA
- a CDS encoding lipoprotein signal peptidase yields MLQKIKNSNFYIIIKKFNQSLRKINFFEKIILKINNKSIRDYFLSITSLDVIFYKIINFIIVALIVLLSGFLVREWAIDLVVKTKETHHGPIFHFTLNNGIALGRINNHSGIVYTLQSIPIILGFLSFIFLKNSCYYVPLLFLLFGGLGNIIDRSIPEFELFNALPNIFHNSLINPNSVGGGDDVINGVVDYWKFVNSIINLFDVYIVVGVCVLVVILVIRFIIKWKNDSDNQDIIKKVADENDLEINEISNKPFGYDDLKKS; encoded by the coding sequence ATGCTTCAAAAAATCAAAAATTCAAATTTTTATATAATAATTAAAAAATTTAATCAATCACTTAGAAAAATAAATTTTTTTGAGAAAATTATTTTAAAAATAAACAATAAAAGCATTCGTGATTACTTTTTATCAATAACATCATTAGATGTAATTTTTTATAAAATAATTAATTTTATTATTGTTGCTTTAATTGTGCTATTATCAGGTTTTTTGGTTCGTGAATGAGCTATTGATTTAGTTGTCAAAACAAAAGAAACGCATCATGGTCCTATTTTTCATTTTACACTTAATAATGGGATTGCTCTTGGTAGAATTAATAACCATAGCGGAATTGTTTATACTTTACAATCAATCCCCATCATATTAGGATTTTTATCATTTATTTTTTTAAAAAATTCTTGTTATTATGTTCCATTGCTTTTTCTATTATTTGGCGGTTTAGGAAATATTATTGATCGCTCAATTCCAGAATTTGAATTATTCAATGCTTTACCAAATATATTTCACAATAGCCTTATAAATCCTAATAGTGTTGGTGGAGGCGATGATGTTATTAATGGTGTTGTTGATTATTGAAAATTTGTTAATAGTATAATTAATCTTTTTGATGTTTATATTGTTGTTGGTGTTTGTGTATTAGTTGTTATTTTAGTTATTAGATTTATTATCAAATGAAAAAATGATAGTGATAATCAAGACATTATAAAAAAAGTTGCCGATGAGAATGATTTAGAAATCAACGAAATTTCTAACAAACCATTCGGATATGATGACTTAAAAAAATCATAG
- a CDS encoding RluA family pseudouridine synthase has translation MKILYSLMSSQRIDKFLVENTNYSRTLIKKMLDQNLILVNDNFISKASYLLKKNDYIQINNELPIVQEQKKLLPFVYSLEIIFEDQDLLIVNKPSGMLVHPTSFHEQNTLANALKYYLKTDNFYITHRLDKNTSGLIIICKNQIALNSLQQQFMQKTIRKSYYAIVHNRFDMQHLHFMINEPIGHSYQDKLRMKTGNSKNTKEAISIVKVLEQYKNTALVEVSIITGRTHQIRVHMRYINHPVYNDPLYGISKHTTEYEQYLHSFYISFNHPSTNKKVEFKINMPKEFMELIRELKANE, from the coding sequence ATGAAAATACTATATTCTTTAATGTCGTCTCAACGCATCGATAAATTTTTAGTAGAAAATACTAATTATTCACGAACATTAATTAAAAAAATGTTAGACCAAAACCTAATATTAGTTAATGACAATTTTATTAGTAAAGCAAGTTATTTATTAAAAAAGAATGATTATATTCAAATCAATAACGAACTACCTATAGTGCAAGAGCAAAAAAAATTGTTACCGTTTGTATATTCATTAGAAATTATCTTTGAAGATCAGGATCTATTGATCGTTAACAAACCTTCTGGTATGTTAGTTCATCCAACTAGTTTTCATGAGCAAAATACATTAGCAAACGCTTTAAAATATTATTTAAAAACTGATAATTTTTATATTACACATCGTTTGGATAAAAATACATCTGGATTAATTATAATTTGTAAAAATCAAATAGCGCTTAATTCTTTGCAACAACAATTTATGCAAAAAACCATAAGAAAAAGTTATTATGCTATTGTTCATAATCGTTTTGATATGCAGCATTTGCATTTTATGATCAATGAGCCTATTGGCCATAGTTATCAAGATAAATTAAGAATGAAAACAGGCAATTCTAAAAATACTAAAGAGGCTATCAGTATCGTTAAAGTACTTGAGCAATATAAAAATACCGCCCTTGTTGAAGTAAGTATTATTACTGGTAGAACTCATCAAATACGGGTTCATATGCGTTATATTAATCACCCTGTTTATAATGATCCTTTATATGGGATTAGTAAACATACCACAGAATACGAGCAATACTTGCATAGTTTTTATATTAGTTTTAATCATCCATCCACTAATAAAAAAGTAGAATTTAAAATCAATATGCCAAAAGAATTTATGGAATTAATTAGAGAGTTAAAAGCAAATGAATAG
- a CDS encoding GNAT family N-acetyltransferase gives MLKNLLIRPADQKDLNDIAIFENRFFLNDCYSMRNLEEIFHNSNYQIIIVEYEQKNIAYLIYMKSVDFNEILKIGVDENYRNLKIGSLLIDLLKQKKQNILLEVSDLNTNALNFYLKHGFIKQNIRKRYYANGSDAILMIWKYNQT, from the coding sequence ATGTTAAAAAACCTCTTAATTAGACCTGCTGATCAAAAAGATTTGAATGATATTGCTATTTTTGAAAATAGATTTTTCTTAAATGATTGTTATTCGATGAGAAATTTAGAAGAAATTTTTCATAATTCAAATTATCAAATAATAATTGTTGAATATGAGCAAAAAAACATTGCTTATTTAATTTATATGAAGAGTGTTGATTTTAATGAAATTTTAAAAATTGGTGTTGATGAAAATTATCGTAATTTAAAAATTGGTAGTTTATTAATTGATTTATTAAAACAAAAAAAGCAAAACATATTATTAGAAGTAAGCGATCTTAATACAAATGCATTAAATTTTTATTTAAAGCATGGTTTTATAAAACAAAACATTCGCAAAAGATATTATGCCAATGGTTCTGATGCTATTTTAATGATTTGAAAATATAATCAAACATAA
- the tsaB gene encoding tRNA (adenosine(37)-N6)-threonylcarbamoyltransferase complex dimerization subunit type 1 TsaB, whose translation MNSTYQLFIDVTSRKCILAIYKNFKIHTSIIVDTNNNLTDIIVEHLNNLLKITNLQYQDLEAIYLNTGPGSFTGIRVGAIVAKTICTIFNKIKLFINDSLNIIANGKNDVFVYLDAKGNKSYVITITNNIQNEYKIITNKELQNELKNTSLTIIDANQIDYHDLIYNLKFDNFKLTNILDFRLNYVKKPLN comes from the coding sequence ATGAATAGTACATACCAATTGTTTATTGATGTTACATCAAGAAAATGTATTTTAGCAATTTATAAAAACTTTAAAATCCATACTAGCATTATTGTTGATACAAACAATAATCTTACAGATATTATTGTTGAACACCTTAATAATTTATTAAAAATCACTAACTTGCAATATCAAGATCTAGAAGCAATATATTTAAATACTGGTCCAGGATCATTTACTGGAATACGTGTTGGTGCTATTGTTGCTAAAACGATTTGTACAATTTTTAATAAAATTAAACTTTTTATTAATGATAGTTTAAATATTATAGCCAATGGTAAGAATGATGTTTTTGTTTATTTAGATGCTAAAGGTAATAAATCGTATGTAATAACTATTACTAATAATATTCAAAACGAATATAAAATTATTACTAATAAAGAATTACAAAATGAATTAAAAAATACATCATTAACAATAATTGATGCAAATCAAATTGACTATCATGATCTCATATATAACTTAAAATTTGATAATTTTAAGTTAACTAATATCTTAGATTTTAGATTAAATTATGTTAAAAAACCTCTTAATTAG
- the rpsT gene encoding 30S ribosomal protein S20 produces MANIVSNEKTYRHTQKVRKENHAKMSKLRTIVKKTRSSNEQAQLNEAYKVIDTTASKGVIHKNKANRLKSRTAKAFKTNLEVTA; encoded by the coding sequence ATGGCAAATATTGTTTCAAATGAAAAAACATACAGACATACGCAAAAAGTACGTAAGGAAAATCATGCTAAAATGTCTAAATTAAGAACAATTGTTAAAAAAACAAGAAGTTCAAATGAACAAGCTCAACTTAATGAAGCTTACAAAGTCATTGATACAACAGCTTCAAAAGGTGTTATTCACAAAAATAAAGCAAATCGTTTAAAATCAAGAACAGCAAAAGCTTTTAAAACAAACTTAGAAGTCACAGCATAA